CGGACGCCGCAGCAACCAGACGACGATCGCGGCGGCGGCGCCGACGAGCAGGATGAACGCGGCCACTTTCCCGGCCGGACCGATACCGGCGATGAGATGACCCGGCAGGGGGCTCGCCGCCGGTGACGCCACCTGGCCCACGCCGGCCGGGAACCGGACCACGTGCTCCACGAACGCGTGCGGATCGACCAGGAACACCGGGACGTTCAGCACCGCGCACGCGGCGACGGCCGTGCCGGCGAACCGCGCCAGGGCGGTGCCGCCCAGGCGGGTGAAGATCAGCACGGCCAGCACCACGGCGGCCGGTGCGACGATGAGCTTCGCGCTGATCACGAGCGCGAGCACGGTGCCGCTCGCCATCGGCCGGTCCCGCGCGGCGAGCGCGGCGGCGACCAGCAACAGACCGACGATCGCCAGGTCCGGCCCGGCGACCGCCCAGGTCAGCGCGGTCAGCGGGAAGGCCATGGCCAGCTGGGCCGCGCGTACCGGCACCCGGGGGGAACCGATCAGCCGCAGGGTCAGCCAGGCGCACACGCACGCGGTGAGGACGAACATCAGCCGCGCGTCGGTGAGGGCGTCGGCGACGGGACCGCCGCCGAACAGGGCGCGCGGCAGGCCGAACACGGCCATCACCGGGCCGTACGGGGTGTAGTCGTTGACCTCGGGCACGTGGTCGAGCGCGGTCACGTCGACGTACGGCGTGCCGTGCTCCAGCAGCAGACGCGCGGAACGTTCGATCACCCACACCTCGGGCTGGGCGCTCCAGGAGAACGGCGTGTTCAGCCAGTCGTTGCCGGTGAGGCGGCGGATCACCAGGACGACCAGGGGCAGCAGCATCGACAGCACGGCGATGCCCGCGAGCCCCAGCCAGCGGGAGCGCAGCGGTCCGCCCGGCCGGCGCGCCGTCATCAGCCAGCCGGTGTGCGCGGCCGCGAAGCCGTACCCGAACGCCGCACACGTGCCCCAGATGCGGAAGCCGTAGAACTCGCCGGTCAGCGCGAGTGCGATCGCGTAGACGGCGCACCCGAGGTAGAGGAGCAGGTCGACGGCCAGTGGATGCGTCGCGAGCAGCGCCCGGGTGCGTTCGATCGCGGTGACCGGGACCGGTGGGCGCGTTGCCGTGCGCTCGGTGGTCACCGGCTGCCACCGCGTGCCTGCATGCCGAGATCGTTCCGCCCCATGGGCAAAGGTTACCGAGACCGTCCCGCCCGGCGGCGCCCGGGAAGCGCCCGGTCGACCGGACCGCTGGTCCAGGGCGTGTTCTGTTCGCCGGGTGATGCACCGTTCCTGGAAGGGCCGGGTGAGACGTGTTTCCACGGTCCGTCGGGACACGATGAGAGCCCGGGCGGTCCCGGGGGTGGTTCAGGCCGTCGGCGACCAGGGCGGCGATCTTCTCCTCGGCCGGCGTGAGCACGTCCAGCGCACCGTGGCGGAATGCGACTTCGCCGATCGCCGCGACGATCCGCTCCTCGGCGAGCTGTGCTCCCGCTGGAACGGCACCAAGCCGCCGGCACGAGCCTGCCGCCCCGAAGCCGACTGGGCGACGGCTTCCGCGGTGGCGGCCGGTCGAGGTCGGCCAGGTACACCACGGCCGCGGTGTCGAACGCGCTGTTGACCCGTTGCGCCGGTGCCACGCGGAGCCGGGTCCTGCCCACGTCCGCCGGCCCGGTCAGCGTGAGCAGCCGGGTGCCGTGGCGAGATCCGCACGACTGTTCACCGATCATCCCGCCACTGTTAAACGCCGTACAACTATCGTGCCTGTCGTACGAGAGGCGCGGCGAAGTGCAGTGCTCATGTCCGTGGCTCTCACCGCCCTGCCACGGAGGTGCCAGAACGCGCGATCGCCGTGGTCGAGCCCGCCGGGATGGTGCCGGCACCGCGGCCGGGGACCCCGGGTGCGGTCCAGTCACCCGGGAACCGGCGCTACCGTCCCGTCCGGCTCGTGACGGGCAGCGGGAACGAGCGGGTGTGCTACTTAGCGTGGGACGAACGGGGCGTGACCGTGCCGGGTGGTCGCGGCGCCGCGGAGAGGGCCGATACCGTGTCGGGGATGGTGTGCGAGGCGTGCCTGCGGGAACGGGTGCGGGTGAGCCCACGGTGAGCAACCCCCGTATCAGCAAGGGGCTGACCCGCGACCAGATCGTGGCGGCGGCCGTCATGCTCACCCGCCGCCAGGGTCTGGAGGGGTGGTCGCTGCGCGGCGTGTCCGAGTGCGTCGGGGTCTACCCGGGTGCGGTGTTCCACCACCTGGGTGGCGGGCGGGACGTCCTCGTCGCCGCCGTCGTCGATGACATCGCTGCGCGGATCCTCCTCGTCCCGGCCCGCGGGACCGGCTGGCGCGAGTACGTGCGTCGCCTGGGGGAGATGGGGTGGGGGGTGCTGCGCCAGTGCCCCGGCGTCGCCTGGCACATCGCGCGCAACGCCGCCTCCGGTCACCTGCCCCAGCCGATGGGCGCCCGGCTGGTGGCCGTGCTCACCGAGGCGGGTTTCGGAGAGCGGGCCGAGACCACGGCGCTGCAGGTGATCCGGGTCCTGTGCCTGTTCATCGCCGGGCTCGACGAACTCCCCGGCGTCGATCCCGCGGCGCTGGAACGGCTCTGGGCCGCCGACCTCGCCCTGTTCCTGGCCGGTCTGGACGCCGTCGAGGGCGCCCGCGCCAGGCCGGGGGAGCCCGGGATCACGGAATAGCGGACGCCCGCGCCGGGCTTGATGTGGTGCGTGCCGTCGTGGCGGTGGTGACCTTCGGGCGCTGTCCCGGCATCCCGGCCGCAAACCTGAAGTAATCTGGAGCTGTTTGCGGCGGCACCGCGGAGGACGATGTGGACAACACCTGGTCGTTGATGAGTTCGGCAATGCGCTCGGCGGACGCACCGAAGGGACTGGCACCGGGCACGGTGCGCCGGGTGGCGCGGTTCGCCCGGCCGTACTGGCGCAGCCTGCTGGTCTTCCTGGCGCTGACCGTGGTGTCGGCGGTCATCGCGGTGACCACGCCGCTGCTGGCGGGCAAGGTGGTGGACACCATCGTGCGCGGGCGGGAGGCCGGCCTGGTCGGTCTGCTCGCCGCCGTGGTGGCCGCGCTCGCCATCGCCGACGCCGGGTTCGGACTGGTCGAGCGCTGGCTGTCCGCGCGGATCGGCGAGGGGCTGATCTACGACCTGCGCCGCGCGGTGTTCGAGCACGTGCAGCGGATGCCGATCGCGTTCTTCACCCGCACCCGCACCGGCGCCCTGGTGAGCCGGCTCAACAACGATGTGATCGGCGCGCAGCGCACCTTCACCGCGACCCTGTCCGGGCTGGTCACCAACGTGATCCAGCTGGTGCTCTCGCTCGGGGTGATGGTGACGCTGTCCTGGCAGGTGACGCTGCTGGCGCTGGTGCTCCTGCCGGTGTTCGTGCTGCCCGCCCGCCGGATGGGCCGCCGGATGGCCGCCCTGCAGCGGGAATCGGCCCAGCTCAACGCCGGGATGACCACCCAGATGACCGAGCGGTTCTCCGCTCCCGGCGCCACCCTGGTCAAGCTGTTCGGGCGGCCGCGGCGGGAGGCGGAGGACTTCGGCGCCCGCGCCGGCCGGGTGCGGGACATCGGGGTGCGGACGGCGATGCTCACCCGCTGGTTCATGACCAGCCTCACCCTGGTCTCGGCGCTCGCGCAGGCCCTGGTCTACGGCCTGGGCGGGTGGCTGGCGATCCGCGGGCAGCTCGCCCCGGGCACGGTCGTGGCGCTGGCGCTGCTGCTCACCCGGCTCTACAGCCCGCTGACCGCGCTGGCCAACGTCCGGGTGGACGTGATGACCGCACTGGTGTCGTTCGAGCGGATCTTCGAGGTGCTCGACCTGGAGCCGATGATCACCGAGAAGCCGGATGCGCGGACGGTGCCCGAGGGCGGGGTGTCGGTCGAGTTCGCCGACGTCACCTTCGCCTACCCGGCGGCCGACCGGTACTCGCTCGCCTCCCTGGAGGACGTGTCTACTTTGGACACCCGCGGGGGCGAGGAGGTGCTGCACGGGATCAGCTTCCGCGCCGAACCGGGACAGATGGTGGCGCTCGTCGGCTCGTCCGGCGCCGGCAAGTCGACGATCGCGTCGCTGCTGCCGCGTCTCTACGACGTGGACTCCGGGGCGATCCGGCTGTCCGATGTGGACGTCCGGGACCTGGCGTTCACCGCGATCCGGGACACCGTCGGCGTGGTCACGCAGGACGGGCACCTGTTCCACGACACCATCCGGGCCAACCTGGAGTACGCGCGGCCCGGCGTCACGGACGAGGAGATCTGGGACGCGCTGGAGCGGGCGCGGCTGGCCGAGCTGGTGCGCAGCCTGCCCGACGGGCTGGCCACGCTGGTGGGGGAGCGCGGCTACCGGCTCTCCGGTGGTGAACGGCAGCGCCTGACCATCGCACGGCTGCTGCTCGCGCAGCCCCGGGTGATCGTGCTGGACGAGGCGACCGCCCACCTGGATTCCGAATCCGAGGCCGCGGTCAGCGAGGCCCTGTCGCACGCCCTGGAGGGGCGGACCGCGCTGGTCATCGCCCACCGCCTGTCCACCGTGCGGGCGGCCGACCAGATCCTCGTCGTCGAGGCCGGGCGCATCGTCGAACGCGGCACGCACGAGCAACTGCTCGCCGCCGGCGGCCGCTACGCCGACCTCCACCACACCCAGTTCAGCGAGGAACCGGCCGCGGCCTAGCCGGACTGGCGCAACGCGGGGACGCGCGGCCGGTAGCGCTCCAGCAGGGCGGCGTTCGCCGCGTCCCCGTCCGCCATGTTCGAGCTGCGCCACAACGGCACCTCGGCACCCTCCCGGCGGGCGGCGTCGTGGACGTGCGCCAGCACCTCGTTCCAGAGGTAGACGTTGAGCAGCGACGACAGCGCCACCGTGCGCGGGTCGTCCGCCGGGAACGAGGCGTCGCCGGGCCGGACACCGGTGTCGAGCACCACGTCGGCATGGTCGAGCAGCGTGCTGGGCGACCGGCGCGGCGCAGCCGCCACCGCGGCGCGGGAGGTCACCGCCACCACCGGCGCCCGGACCGCCTCCGCCAGCTCCACCGGGTACGGGTTGACACCCGAGTTGGAGAACACGAACACGACGTCGTCCGGCCCGGGCGCTCGCTCGGCGAGCACCTGCGCCGCCAGCCCGGACCGCCGCTCGGCAGCCGTGCTGGTGGTCGCGCTGTGCAGCGGCAGCAGGTCCGGGTGGTAAAGCGGGTACACGCACGCCAGGCCGCCGGCGCGGTAGAAGGTCTCGGCCACCGACGCGAGTGAGTGCCCGGCCCCGGCGGTGAAGACAAGCGCATCCGCCCGCACCGCGCCCAGGACCAGCCCGGCCGCCTGCCGGATTTCCGCGGAGTTGCGTTCGCCGGCCCGCTCGAGCGCGCCGGCCACCAGATCGTGGATCACCCGGCCGACCCTAGGCAACGGACCACCCGCCGGAGTGGCCGGACGGAAGAATCCCGCCGCCCGGGATGTTGGACCCCAAGTGACGACCGACCCCGTGCTGATGACCTGGCGAGCCCGCGGACCGGTGCGGGCCGTGGTGCTGGTCCTGCACGGGGGCGCGGAGAACGGGCTCGCCGTGGTCCGGCCGTGGGGCCTGGCCTACCTGCGGATGGTGCCGCTGGCGCGGTCCACCGCCGGCGCGGGCGCGCCGCACGGCGTGGAGGTGCGGCTGCTGCGCAACCGCGTCCGTGGCTGGAACGAGCCGGAGATGCACCCGGTCTCCGACGCGCGGTGGGCGCTCGACCGGATCCGCGCGGAGCGGCCCGAGGTGCCGGTGTACCTCGTCGGGCACTCGATGGGTGGCCGGGTCGCGCTGCGCGTCGCCGACGACCCGGCGGTGCGCGCGGTACTGGCGCTGGCCCCGTGGACCCCGGCCGGGGAGCCGGTCGAGCCGGTGACCGGCCGCACCGTGCTGATCGCCCACGGCACGCGCGACCACATCACCGATCCCGCGGAGTCCTTCACCTACGCGCAGCGCGCGCAGGCCGTCGCGGAGCGGGTGGTGCGGATCGAGGTCATGTCGGAGGGGCACGCGATGCTGTTCCGGCCCGGCGTGTGGACGCGGCTGGTGCGTGACTTCGCCCGGGACGCGGCCGGCGTGGCGCCGCTCACGGCCTGGTCAGCGGGCCCCGACCAGCGGCTTCGCCTGCCCGTGTGATCGCGCGCAACCCGTTCGGGGTGCTGGACGTCCTCGGGAGGACGGCTTGCGGTTCACTAGGGGCGTCCTAGGGCCGGTCGATCGGGGAACGGTGATGGCGTGACGAACCAGGGCGGACACCCAGCGCGCGCTCCGCGCGGACCGCGACAGCACCAGCCTGCCCAGATGATGCCGGTGCCCGGCCGCGCGGACGCCGCACGGCAGGCCCCGCCCCGGCGGAGCGGCCCCCCGCCGACCCGCGCGATGCCCTCCCGCGGTGCTGTCCCGCCGCCCGCCCGGCCGCCGCGCACGCGCCGCCGCCGGTTCGGCCCGGGCAAGATCCTGCTCACGCTGCTGTCGGTGGTCCTGCTGTTCTTCGCCGGCGTGTGGATCTACCTGGAGTTCTCCATCAACCGGGTCGCGGCGATCGAAGACTACAACGGCCGACCCGCCGCGGCGTCGGGCACGAACTGGCTGATCGTCGGCTCCGACAGCCGCGAGGGCCTGTCCGCCGAGGACGAGGAGCGCCTGGTCACCGGGGACGTGGCCGCCGCGGGCGGCGGTCAGCGCACCGACACGATCATGCTCGCGCACCTGCCG
The sequence above is a segment of the Amycolatopsis viridis genome. Coding sequences within it:
- a CDS encoding glycosyltransferase 87 family protein — protein: MTTERTATRPPVPVTAIERTRALLATHPLAVDLLLYLGCAVYAIALALTGEFYGFRIWGTCAAFGYGFAAAHTGWLMTARRPGGPLRSRWLGLAGIAVLSMLLPLVVLVIRRLTGNDWLNTPFSWSAQPEVWVIERSARLLLEHGTPYVDVTALDHVPEVNDYTPYGPVMAVFGLPRALFGGGPVADALTDARLMFVLTACVCAWLTLRLIGSPRVPVRAAQLAMAFPLTALTWAVAGPDLAIVGLLLVAAALAARDRPMASGTVLALVISAKLIVAPAAVVLAVLIFTRLGGTALARFAGTAVAACAVLNVPVFLVDPHAFVEHVVRFPAGVGQVASPAASPLPGHLIAGIGPAGKVAAFILLVGAAAAIVVWLLRRPPVAGSDALWRIAAGLCAFTLLTPATRFGYLLYPCVLAGAALCFRRAEAAAGPTSS
- a CDS encoding TetR/AcrR family transcriptional regulator, with product MSNPRISKGLTRDQIVAAAVMLTRRQGLEGWSLRGVSECVGVYPGAVFHHLGGGRDVLVAAVVDDIAARILLVPARGTGWREYVRRLGEMGWGVLRQCPGVAWHIARNAASGHLPQPMGARLVAVLTEAGFGERAETTALQVIRVLCLFIAGLDELPGVDPAALERLWAADLALFLAGLDAVEGARARPGEPGITE
- a CDS encoding ABC transporter ATP-binding protein — protein: MDNTWSLMSSAMRSADAPKGLAPGTVRRVARFARPYWRSLLVFLALTVVSAVIAVTTPLLAGKVVDTIVRGREAGLVGLLAAVVAALAIADAGFGLVERWLSARIGEGLIYDLRRAVFEHVQRMPIAFFTRTRTGALVSRLNNDVIGAQRTFTATLSGLVTNVIQLVLSLGVMVTLSWQVTLLALVLLPVFVLPARRMGRRMAALQRESAQLNAGMTTQMTERFSAPGATLVKLFGRPRREAEDFGARAGRVRDIGVRTAMLTRWFMTSLTLVSALAQALVYGLGGWLAIRGQLAPGTVVALALLLTRLYSPLTALANVRVDVMTALVSFERIFEVLDLEPMITEKPDARTVPEGGVSVEFADVTFAYPAADRYSLASLEDVSTLDTRGGEEVLHGISFRAEPGQMVALVGSSGAGKSTIASLLPRLYDVDSGAIRLSDVDVRDLAFTAIRDTVGVVTQDGHLFHDTIRANLEYARPGVTDEEIWDALERARLAELVRSLPDGLATLVGERGYRLSGGERQRLTIARLLLAQPRVIVLDEATAHLDSESEAAVSEALSHALEGRTALVIAHRLSTVRAADQILVVEAGRIVERGTHEQLLAAGGRYADLHHTQFSEEPAAA
- a CDS encoding sugar isomerase domain-containing protein, with amino-acid sequence MIHDLVAGALERAGERNSAEIRQAAGLVLGAVRADALVFTAGAGHSLASVAETFYRAGGLACVYPLYHPDLLPLHSATTSTAAERRSGLAAQVLAERAPGPDDVVFVFSNSGVNPYPVELAEAVRAPVVAVTSRAAVAAAPRRSPSTLLDHADVVLDTGVRPGDASFPADDPRTVALSSLLNVYLWNEVLAHVHDAARREGAEVPLWRSSNMADGDAANAALLERYRPRVPALRQSG
- a CDS encoding alpha/beta hydrolase; the protein is MTWRARGPVRAVVLVLHGGAENGLAVVRPWGLAYLRMVPLARSTAGAGAPHGVEVRLLRNRVRGWNEPEMHPVSDARWALDRIRAERPEVPVYLVGHSMGGRVALRVADDPAVRAVLALAPWTPAGEPVEPVTGRTVLIAHGTRDHITDPAESFTYAQRAQAVAERVVRIEVMSEGHAMLFRPGVWTRLVRDFARDAAGVAPLTAWSAGPDQRLRLPV